One segment of Sulfitobacter sp. W027 DNA contains the following:
- a CDS encoding GDP-L-fucose synthase produces the protein MNKIYIAGHRGLVGGAVLRRLEARRAAGEDLTLITRTHAELDLTNQAAVRDFMQAEKPDVVILAAAKVGGIHANNSYPADFIYENLMIECNVIHQAFAAGVTRLLQLGSSCIYPRAVAQPMKEDALLTGVLEPTNEPYAVAKIAGIKLCESYNRQHGTDYRSVMPTNLYGPGDNFHPENSHVLPALIRRFHEAAQAGDDEVQIWGSGKPRREFLHVDDMAEASLFVLDLERETYDANTQPMLSHINVGTGTDVSILELAQMVAKVTGFEGRITNDPSKPDGTLRKLMDVSRLADMGWRASVDLEKGLQETYDWFIENENAIRH, from the coding sequence ATGAATAAAATCTACATTGCCGGCCATCGCGGCTTGGTCGGAGGCGCCGTTCTGCGCCGGCTTGAGGCGCGCCGCGCGGCAGGGGAAGATCTTACCTTGATCACCCGCACCCATGCGGAACTGGATCTGACGAACCAAGCTGCCGTTCGCGACTTCATGCAGGCTGAGAAGCCCGATGTGGTGATCCTTGCCGCGGCCAAGGTGGGGGGTATTCACGCCAATAACAGCTACCCGGCGGATTTCATCTACGAAAATCTGATGATCGAATGCAATGTCATCCATCAGGCGTTTGCTGCGGGCGTCACTAGGCTGCTGCAATTGGGCTCGTCCTGTATCTACCCACGTGCCGTGGCGCAGCCGATGAAGGAAGATGCGCTCCTAACCGGCGTGTTGGAGCCCACCAACGAGCCCTATGCCGTGGCCAAAATCGCCGGGATCAAGCTTTGTGAAAGCTACAATCGCCAGCATGGCACGGATTACCGTTCGGTTATGCCGACGAACCTTTACGGGCCCGGCGACAATTTCCACCCCGAAAACTCCCATGTGCTGCCCGCCTTGATCCGACGCTTTCACGAGGCGGCACAGGCCGGCGATGACGAGGTACAAATCTGGGGCTCAGGTAAGCCGCGCCGTGAGTTTTTACATGTAGATGATATGGCTGAGGCCAGCCTTTTCGTGCTTGATCTCGAACGCGAGACCTATGATGCCAACACCCAGCCTATGCTCAGCCATATTAATGTCGGCACCGGGACAGACGTTTCGATCCTGGAGCTGGCGCAGATGGTGGCCAAGGTTACCGGTTTTGAGGGGCGCATAACCAATGACCCCAGCAAGCCAGACGGCACCCTGCGCAAGTTAATGGATGTGAGCCGTTTGGCCGATATGGGATGGCGCGCCTCAGTTGATCTCGAAAAGGGGCTACAGGAAACCTACGACTGGTTTATCGAAAACGAGAATGCCATCCGCCACTGA
- the istB gene encoding IS21-like element helper ATPase IstB, which produces MLDHPTLDHLKALRLDGMAEAFAELQAQNAAADFSHAEWLGLLVDREVASRETKRFEARMRSARLRHVGACPEDVDYRARRGLDKALFQSLLTGRWITDKHNLIITGPCGVGKTWLGCALAQTACRDGVTVAYKRMPRLFEELELAHGDGRFPRLFRSITKAQLLILDDWGPDRLTATQRRDLMEIVEERYGRGSTMITSQLPIKAWHDVIGEPTFADAILDRIVHNAYRLELEGQSMRKSVTKMDDENPQT; this is translated from the coding sequence ATGCTTGATCACCCAACCCTCGATCATCTGAAGGCCCTGCGGCTGGACGGTATGGCCGAAGCTTTTGCCGAGCTGCAAGCGCAGAATGCCGCAGCCGACTTCAGCCACGCTGAATGGCTTGGCTTGCTCGTTGACCGTGAGGTCGCCAGCCGGGAGACCAAGCGGTTTGAAGCTCGGATGCGCTCGGCCAGGCTGCGCCACGTCGGCGCCTGCCCGGAAGATGTCGATTACCGCGCGCGCCGTGGTCTCGACAAGGCGTTGTTCCAGAGCCTGCTCACCGGTAGATGGATCACCGACAAGCACAATCTGATCATTACCGGCCCCTGTGGTGTCGGCAAAACTTGGCTCGGCTGCGCATTGGCGCAAACGGCCTGTCGCGACGGTGTCACTGTGGCCTACAAGCGAATGCCGCGTCTCTTCGAAGAACTCGAACTGGCCCATGGCGACGGGCGCTTCCCCCGCCTGTTCCGCAGCATCACCAAAGCACAGCTGCTCATCCTCGATGACTGGGGGCCAGACCGACTGACCGCCACGCAACGCCGGGATCTCATGGAGATCGTGGAAGAGCGCTACGGCCGCGGCTCAACGATGATAACCAGCCAATTACCCATCAAGGCTTGGCATGACGTCATTGGCGAACCAACCTTCGCTGATGCCATCCTCGACCGCATCGTTCACAACGCTTACCGCCTCGAACTCGAGGGGCAGTCTATGCGGAAAAGCGTCACCAAAATGGATGACGAAAACCCTCAAACCTGA
- a CDS encoding tyrosine-type recombinase/integrase, with amino-acid sequence MKILDAHTATSDWRKHFERLEGAYAPSTMRSYRTDVEAFETWCHENRCQAFPASVDTVCRFLQDQGTNKAPSTVRRRLYAIRKVHRLLQLDDPTYDEEINLALRRVRRAKPGRPKQAKGMTRAYLDRFLAGQPDTPLGLRNRAMLSLGYELLTRRSELVAIRVGDLEEREDGTLRILIRRAKNDPFGEGRIAFTSARTASLVADWLAWRGPGIAPLFCPIYHCQPIDRVLSPDTVKRLIKEGAKLADLNPVEAREFSGHSMRVGAAQDLLRRGFDTAAIMRAGGWTSINVVSRYLAHAEHNLWE; translated from the coding sequence ATGAAAATCCTCGATGCCCACACAGCAACATCTGACTGGCGCAAACATTTCGAGCGCCTCGAGGGCGCATATGCACCTTCAACAATGCGCAGTTACCGCACAGATGTCGAGGCGTTCGAGACTTGGTGTCACGAAAATAGATGCCAAGCCTTCCCTGCATCTGTGGATACAGTCTGTCGCTTTCTACAAGACCAGGGAACAAACAAAGCGCCTTCAACGGTGAGACGGCGCCTTTATGCCATCCGTAAGGTGCATCGGCTGCTTCAGTTGGATGATCCGACGTATGATGAAGAGATCAATCTTGCGTTGCGCCGCGTCCGCCGCGCAAAACCGGGCCGACCCAAACAAGCAAAGGGCATGACGCGCGCCTATCTCGACCGCTTCCTTGCGGGTCAGCCGGACACGCCCCTGGGGCTGCGGAACCGTGCCATGCTGAGCCTGGGCTACGAGCTTCTAACCCGGCGCTCGGAACTGGTAGCTATTCGCGTGGGTGATCTTGAAGAGCGCGAAGATGGTACGCTGCGCATACTGATCCGCCGTGCCAAGAACGACCCCTTCGGCGAAGGGCGTATCGCTTTCACTTCTGCCCGCACGGCCTCCCTGGTGGCGGACTGGCTCGCCTGGCGCGGCCCAGGGATCGCGCCCCTATTTTGCCCAATCTATCATTGCCAGCCAATCGATCGCGTGCTTTCACCTGACACCGTCAAGCGGCTCATCAAAGAAGGTGCCAAGCTAGCCGATCTCAACCCAGTGGAGGCCCGAGAATTCTCCGGCCACTCAATGCGCGTTGGGGCGGCGCAGGATCTTTTGCGGCGAGGCTTTGACACCGCTGCCATCATGCGTGCGGGCGGATGGACTTCGATTAACGTCGTCTCGCGCTATCTCGCTCATGCGGAGCACAATTTGTGGGAGTGA
- a CDS encoding helix-turn-helix domain-containing protein, translated as MIDPEQIRAARASLDWTIDKLASEAGLNRRTVLRVEAKGSEVTPSKKTLEAIRIALENEGIEFIQTADGGKGVLFRPQE; from the coding sequence ATGATTGATCCAGAACAGATACGCGCCGCCAGAGCGTCACTTGATTGGACAATCGATAAGCTGGCATCTGAAGCGGGGCTTAATAGGCGGACGGTATTGAGGGTTGAAGCCAAAGGTAGTGAAGTCACTCCTTCAAAGAAAACGCTAGAGGCTATTCGTATCGCGCTCGAAAACGAAGGCATCGAGTTTATCCAGACCGCTGATGGCGGCAAAGGCGTACTGTTCCGCCCACAAGAATGA
- a CDS encoding YdcF family protein, whose product MALIIMIAIGVIPVGNFVLNPLERAYAPNPPITQPAGILVLGGAEDTAPAYTGSVAQVNEAGDRFIAAIQLARQFPDAAVLYTGGKAAATPVAADTFALGPNILRQLGLPQDRLIVEGRSRTTAENSVLSRAVAPKGQGPWILVTSAFHMPRAMGSFCAAGWSNLVPFPTDYRGGTVLDQIGWNLAENLADLNTGVKEWVGLLAYRVSDRTVAFFPRGCN is encoded by the coding sequence ATGGCACTCATCATCATGATCGCGATTGGCGTGATCCCCGTCGGCAACTTTGTCCTTAATCCGCTGGAACGCGCCTACGCGCCCAATCCACCGATCACGCAGCCTGCTGGCATCCTCGTTCTCGGCGGCGCAGAAGATACCGCTCCTGCCTACACAGGCAGCGTGGCACAGGTCAACGAGGCTGGAGACCGGTTTATTGCTGCCATTCAATTGGCGCGGCAGTTCCCTGACGCGGCCGTACTTTATACGGGTGGCAAGGCAGCAGCTACACCGGTAGCCGCAGACACATTCGCATTGGGTCCTAATATCCTGCGGCAACTAGGGTTGCCGCAGGATAGACTGATTGTCGAGGGACGCTCACGGACGACAGCCGAGAACTCCGTCCTGTCGCGCGCCGTGGCGCCAAAGGGGCAGGGGCCCTGGATTTTGGTGACCAGCGCCTTCCATATGCCGCGGGCAATGGGGAGTTTCTGCGCAGCGGGGTGGTCGAACCTGGTGCCGTTCCCCACCGACTACCGCGGCGGGACAGTCCTAGATCAAATCGGCTGGAACCTTGCGGAAAACCTCGCGGATTTGAACACTGGCGTGAAGGAATGGGTCGGACTGCTGGCCTACCGGGTTTCCGATCGAACGGTGGCCTTCTTTCCGCGAGGCTGCAATTGA
- a CDS encoding HGGxSTG domain-containing protein, protein MVGTHRRNTGPMRTSPRCGAKTRKGTPCQAPAVAGKARCRMHGGAKGSGAPIGNQNAFTHGMYTRESQEYSEHIRDLIREGKELIEKF, encoded by the coding sequence ATGGTGGGCACGCATAGACGCAACACCGGACCAATGCGGACCAGTCCGCGCTGCGGCGCTAAAACCCGTAAAGGGACACCGTGCCAGGCGCCAGCCGTGGCCGGCAAAGCGCGCTGCCGCATGCATGGCGGGGCAAAGGGATCGGGGGCGCCGATTGGTAACCAGAACGCCTTTACGCATGGGATGTATACTCGGGAGTCCCAGGAATACAGCGAGCACATCCGAGATTTGATACGCGAAGGCAAAGAGCTGATCGAAAAGTTTTAA
- a CDS encoding type II toxin-antitoxin system CcdA family antitoxin, translated as MQTTSEKQRTNITLTVENLAAARELGLNVSAISDAAVAEAVRAARATAWAADNAAAISERRAWIEAHGMPLADLQVLRLG; from the coding sequence ATGCAGACCACATCCGAAAAGCAGCGCACAAACATTACACTTACGGTGGAAAATCTCGCCGCCGCGCGGGAGTTGGGCCTGAACGTGTCCGCGATCAGCGATGCTGCCGTCGCAGAAGCGGTGCGGGCGGCGCGGGCCACAGCTTGGGCTGCGGACAACGCGGCGGCGATTTCAGAGCGCCGCGCTTGGATTGAGGCCCATGGGATGCCGCTGGCAGACCTGCAGGTGCTGCGTCTCGGCTGA
- a CDS encoding CcdB family protein: MAQFQVYRVSSGRLVLDLQTDLIDTGSRIVAPLIPISVGPRVIGRLEPVFEIEGDAHALHTAEMAAIPSALLKGSPIADLSASDYEIRGALDMVFSGF; this comes from the coding sequence ATGGCACAGTTCCAAGTTTATCGGGTATCCAGCGGACGGCTGGTGCTCGACCTCCAAACGGATCTGATCGACACTGGTTCCCGCATCGTCGCACCTCTGATCCCCATTTCGGTCGGGCCAAGGGTTATCGGACGCCTGGAGCCAGTATTCGAAATTGAGGGCGATGCCCATGCCCTGCACACCGCAGAGATGGCGGCGATCCCCTCTGCGCTGCTCAAAGGGTCCCCCATCGCAGATCTTTCCGCATCTGACTATGAGATCCGCGGCGCTCTTGACATGGTCTTTTCGGGGTTCTGA
- a CDS encoding GNAT family N-acetyltransferase, whose product MRKKENDERSNIDPNPATLQREIDRLNRELRAFVAVALRHGLRDYCETRHPILTAELDQTDTHSQRHAKQKYDRVLARITDVPGLCGCPGDTAERTYYRNAQDNVAYIEHTLKNKRFILGGIWVAPRYRGKGCAHNILRVLVEAADDADLGIELYHEPFGEEGLRAQELEAFYNRHGFAWHDSAPGGLVRLPRSPLDLYTRS is encoded by the coding sequence ATGCGGAAGAAAGAGAATGATGAGCGCTCTAATATTGACCCGAACCCGGCAACCCTTCAGCGCGAAATTGACCGTCTGAACCGTGAACTTCGTGCCTTTGTTGCTGTGGCTCTGCGACACGGGCTGCGGGATTATTGCGAGACGCGACATCCAATACTGACGGCCGAACTCGACCAAACCGATACGCACTCGCAACGCCACGCGAAACAAAAATATGACAGAGTTCTTGCGCGGATCACAGATGTTCCCGGGCTCTGCGGTTGCCCCGGCGATACCGCGGAACGTACCTATTACCGAAATGCCCAAGACAACGTGGCCTATATCGAGCATACCCTTAAGAACAAAAGATTTATCCTAGGAGGCATCTGGGTCGCCCCCCGATACAGAGGCAAAGGGTGCGCTCATAATATTCTGCGGGTTTTGGTCGAGGCCGCAGACGATGCCGATCTCGGCATTGAACTGTACCACGAGCCATTTGGCGAGGAGGGGCTGCGAGCACAGGAGTTGGAAGCCTTTTACAATCGGCACGGCTTTGCGTGGCATGACTCGGCGCCTGGCGGGTTGGTTCGACTTCCACGGTCTCCGCTTGATCTTTATACGCGCAGCTGA
- a CDS encoding MFS transporter, with translation MIRNLLPLTALLLGSSFLLFAGGVNSLILPIRGEAEGFTAASLGLLGTGWAVGYVAGCLRTPALVARVGHIRAFGAMCAIAAIAVLLSLVLITPWVWVPVRALSGFCFAGAAMIVESWLNERADAKSRGRVFGIYTMVNLGATTAGQMVLTLGDTNGFLFFVLAAMVYCLALLPTAISATTTPRPLTQAKLDLSKLWKNSPIAVFAVLMVGVSNASFGTLAAVYAARIGLSLNEIALFASIPILAGAASQIPVGIASDRFDRRKVLIAVTIFAILADVLFLSIAVPTPALALAMSALFGATVFAMYPIIVAHANDHAEPGSFIQVSGGLLLVFGIGSIVGPTVAGFAMTEFGASTLFAVTGSVHVLLILFALLRLRIAPPVAPNAKIAFQAKPLARASTPETAALSADPAELNAAQPKRYDDDPTLGSQE, from the coding sequence ATGATCAGAAACCTTCTTCCCTTAACCGCCCTGCTGTTGGGGTCATCCTTTCTCTTGTTCGCCGGAGGCGTAAACAGCCTGATTTTGCCGATCCGAGGTGAAGCTGAAGGCTTTACGGCGGCGTCTTTGGGCTTGCTGGGGACGGGCTGGGCGGTCGGCTACGTTGCGGGATGTTTGCGCACGCCGGCATTGGTGGCCCGTGTCGGACATATACGCGCTTTTGGGGCCATGTGTGCAATTGCCGCTATTGCCGTGCTGCTCTCACTCGTTCTGATTACGCCATGGGTTTGGGTCCCAGTGCGCGCGCTTTCCGGATTCTGCTTTGCCGGTGCCGCGATGATCGTTGAGAGCTGGTTGAACGAGCGCGCAGACGCGAAGTCTCGCGGGCGGGTTTTTGGCATTTACACGATGGTCAATCTTGGCGCTACGACAGCAGGACAGATGGTACTAACCTTAGGGGATACGAACGGTTTTCTGTTCTTCGTGCTGGCCGCGATGGTCTACTGCCTTGCGCTTCTGCCGACTGCGATCAGTGCGACGACCACACCTAGGCCGTTGACACAGGCTAAGCTCGACTTGAGCAAGCTATGGAAAAATTCGCCCATCGCTGTCTTCGCCGTATTAATGGTCGGCGTCTCCAATGCCTCTTTCGGCACATTGGCGGCGGTCTATGCCGCGCGCATAGGCTTATCGCTGAACGAAATCGCTCTGTTTGCGAGCATCCCGATCCTCGCGGGTGCGGCATCTCAGATCCCGGTGGGTATCGCGTCGGACCGATTTGATCGACGCAAGGTTTTGATCGCAGTCACAATATTTGCCATCCTCGCAGACGTTCTTTTCCTGTCGATTGCCGTACCGACACCGGCTCTTGCGCTGGCGATGTCAGCGCTATTTGGCGCGACGGTCTTCGCCATGTACCCCATCATTGTGGCGCATGCGAACGATCATGCTGAACCGGGGTCCTTCATTCAGGTCAGCGGAGGGCTGCTCCTGGTGTTTGGCATCGGCTCAATTGTCGGACCCACAGTGGCTGGGTTCGCGATGACCGAATTTGGCGCTTCTACGCTTTTTGCGGTCACGGGCTCTGTGCATGTATTGTTGATCCTATTCGCGCTCTTGCGTCTCCGGATCGCCCCTCCCGTGGCTCCCAATGCCAAGATAGCCTTCCAGGCGAAACCCTTGGCGCGCGCGTCCACGCCCGAGACGGCCGCTCTCAGCGCTGATCCGGCAGAGCTAAATGCCGCTCAGCCTAAGCGATATGACGACGATCCCACGCTAGGAAGCCAAGAATAA
- a CDS encoding tyrosine-type recombinase/integrase produces the protein MKPNDAQLFSISSDWQSEFKRLEGAYAPSTMRAYHADIEIYIQWCALSDRTPFPGSVETVCAFLLDQDSFAPATVRRRVYAIRKVHQLLRLPDPTYDEDINLTFRRIRRSKTSRPRQAKGMTKSYLDKFLAVQPDNPWGLRNKAMLSLGYDLLTRRSELVAITVEDVEFRSDETLRVLIRRSKTDPGGYGRVAFTSKRTGTLVTEWLEWRGYNFEPLFCPIYQGHAVNRHLSDTTVKHLIKSAAKNAGLDPNDVNDFSGHSMRVGAAQDLLKAGHDTAAIMRAGGWKSINVLTRYLENAECNVWL, from the coding sequence ATGAAACCAAATGACGCTCAGCTCTTTAGCATCAGCTCTGACTGGCAGTCAGAATTCAAGCGCCTTGAAGGGGCTTATGCGCCGTCTACCATGCGGGCCTACCACGCCGATATCGAAATATACATCCAGTGGTGCGCGTTGAGCGATCGGACGCCGTTCCCCGGGAGTGTGGAGACGGTTTGTGCATTTCTGCTGGATCAGGACAGCTTTGCCCCGGCGACGGTACGACGGCGGGTGTATGCTATCCGAAAGGTTCATCAGCTTCTGCGACTGCCGGATCCCACCTATGACGAGGATATCAATCTTACGTTCCGGCGCATTCGCCGCAGCAAAACTTCGCGGCCGCGTCAGGCGAAAGGCATGACCAAAAGTTATCTCGATAAATTTCTTGCCGTCCAGCCTGACAACCCTTGGGGCCTAAGAAACAAAGCCATGCTTTCACTGGGCTATGACCTCCTAACACGACGGTCTGAGTTAGTTGCAATCACCGTGGAGGACGTTGAATTTCGCTCGGATGAAACGCTGCGGGTCCTAATCCGACGCAGCAAGACAGACCCTGGGGGCTACGGCCGCGTGGCTTTCACCTCGAAGCGGACAGGGACGCTTGTTACCGAATGGCTTGAGTGGCGCGGCTATAACTTCGAACCGCTTTTCTGCCCAATCTATCAAGGTCATGCTGTGAACCGACACTTAAGTGACACGACCGTGAAACACTTGATTAAGTCAGCTGCAAAGAATGCGGGGCTTGATCCGAACGATGTGAATGATTTCAGCGGCCATTCGATGCGCGTCGGTGCGGCGCAAGATCTGCTGAAAGCAGGTCATGATACCGCTGCGATTATGCGGGCCGGCGGGTGGAAGTCGATCAATGTACTGACGCGCTATCTAGAGAATGCTGAATGTAACGTGTGGCTCTAG
- a CDS encoding IS5 family transposase, which yields MPKQPAFPGLRQSMKKKQTRREKFLAEMDAVVPWPRLVALIGPHYPRVGPKGGRPPMPLETMLRIYFLQNWYALSDPMAEEMLYDSEAMRQFAGIELGDDRIPDETTILNFRHLLEKHRLTEKLFVEVNKHLADQGITLRSGTLVDATIIDAPSSTKNEVKARDPEMSSTKKGNDWYFGMKAHVGVDAQSGIVHSLDTTTAKTHDSQVWDDLLHGEETSVWADKGYVSAAREAAFSGPGKFWGVMRKAAKGGKLHPIDDDINRIIAKVRARVEHPFRVIKRQFGYIKTRYRGLAKNRAQLFALFALGNLFLVRRKLMA from the coding sequence ATGCCCAAGCAGCCCGCCTTTCCAGGCCTCCGCCAATCGATGAAGAAGAAACAGACGCGGCGTGAGAAGTTCCTCGCGGAGATGGATGCGGTTGTGCCGTGGCCACGGCTGGTGGCTCTGATCGGGCCGCATTACCCGAGGGTCGGACCGAAGGGAGGACGGCCGCCGATGCCGCTGGAAACGATGCTGCGCATATACTTCCTCCAGAACTGGTATGCGCTCAGCGATCCGATGGCCGAGGAGATGCTGTATGACAGCGAGGCCATGCGCCAGTTCGCAGGCATCGAACTTGGGGACGACCGCATCCCGGACGAAACAACGATCCTGAACTTCCGCCATCTGCTGGAGAAGCATCGGCTGACCGAAAAGCTGTTTGTCGAGGTGAACAAGCACCTTGCCGATCAGGGTATCACGCTGCGCTCGGGCACACTGGTGGATGCGACGATCATCGATGCGCCGTCTTCGACCAAGAATGAGGTGAAGGCGCGCGATCCCGAGATGTCGTCGACAAAGAAGGGCAACGACTGGTATTTTGGTATGAAAGCGCATGTTGGCGTCGATGCTCAGAGCGGCATCGTGCACAGCCTCGATACCACCACGGCCAAGACGCATGACAGCCAGGTCTGGGATGACCTTCTACACGGCGAGGAGACATCGGTCTGGGCCGACAAGGGCTATGTCAGCGCTGCGCGGGAGGCGGCATTCTCAGGCCCAGGCAAGTTCTGGGGTGTCATGCGAAAGGCCGCCAAAGGCGGCAAGCTTCATCCGATCGACGACGACATCAACCGGATCATCGCCAAGGTGCGGGCCCGGGTTGAGCACCCGTTCCGGGTGATTAAGCGGCAGTTCGGATACATCAAGACCCGTTACCGTGGTCTCGCCAAGAACCGCGCCCAGCTCTTTGCGCTGTTCGCCCTTGGCAACTTGTTTCTTGTTCGACGAAAATTGATGGCATGA